TAATCACGGCAAACCCACTCTCGAAACGGTCAATGGTGCATTCCCAACCATTGATAAATTCGTAAAACGTATCGTCGGTTTTGACGACGACACGTTTTCCGATATCGAGGCCGTCGACCATTAGCCCAGGCGCTTCAGGTCGTCGGACTGGACGATAACCGGATCGGCCAGTTCGTCAAACTTGACGGTGGTATCGCCGGTTTCCTTGTTGAAAGACTGGACGACGCCGGCTTTACCTTCGGTGTCGCCAGCGGTGCTGATCACTTGATCCCAGGCTTGGAAAATATTCATGGTTGCTTCTCCTGTTGAAATTCAGAAATGAGGCGTTTGACGGCCTCGGGGTTGTACGAAAGGCCGGCAAACGCCGGCTGCATTTCGATCTGTTTTAGTTCCGCATGGCGCTCCTGGTCAAAGGGGCGATTCAGCAGAAACTCATAAATCGGCTGGGGGTTGTCGAACAGGTCGCGCCAGAAAACATGGGTTCCCTTGATGCGGCCCAGCTGCAAGGCACATTCCTTGGTCACATCGGGCAGGCCCAGGCGGCGCAGGTCGGCGTTGATTTCTTCAATCGGGCGATGGAGGATCACTTTTCGGGCCGGATGGTCATTCACCCAGTCAGGAAAGCGAAACAGGCCGGTGCAGGAAATGCCGAGCGCCTTTGATGATTCCAGGGCGTCGAGTTCGTCGTAGTGCCAGTTGTTGAGCGGGTCATGCAGGCAAAGCGTCGTGTCGGTGGTCAGCCAGTTCGCGGCCCAGGTGGTCCCGGTGCGTGGCAAGGCCAGAATCATGAAGTCGATCATCACTGCACCATGTAGTGGCCGGCGAAAGCGCCCTTAATCACGACAGCGCCGGAATGCGTCGCGGGGGTTGATTTGATCGCGTTGATGTAGTCGTCCAGGTCTTCCTGGCAGGTGGCTGAGTTCGCTACATAGCGGATAAAGTCGGGCAGGCGGTTGTGGCGGAACAGCACCTGGTATTGATCCTGTTCAAGATCGCCCACATGCAGCTGCTCAGGCATCACGGAATCATCAGCGGCGATTTCTTCGTCGGTTCGCTGGTCGTCATTGCCCAGGAGTGCTTTTTTCAAGCCTGGGGACCAGGTGACAGCGCGTTTTCCTTCGATAGCTTCCGAGTATTCAATGAATTTCCGGGTTGCCCATTCATCACCGTTGCCGGCCCAGGTCAGCAGCTGAAACGGCGTGAAGTGCAGCAGGCCGTCGCGCTCCCCTGCACTGCCCTGTTTGGCGTAGTGCCTGGTCATTTCGGACGACTGGCCCCACCGTTCGTCGCGGCCATACTTGGCGATGTATTCCGCCGCCTGGTTGCCGCCCCTGACGTTGAGCGCGTGTTGCAGCATGTCGGCCAGTTTGCGCTGGTCGCCCAGGCCGGTTTTCAGAAGGATATTCACCCAGGCATGCTTAAGCTCGATGATGGCCGTCGATATCAAATCGCCTTGCTCGTTCATCGGGTCGCCCTCGGCGAATCCGTTGGCGTTGGCGAAGATCAGCAGGTGCAGGTGGGGATGCCAGCCGTTTTCCTGCGATATCGTCACTTCGAGGGAGGCGACACTGCCCAGGCGGCCGGCGTCGCGCATGATGTTCTTCCAGGTGCGTGAATTTTGCAGGCGCTGCCGAGCGTTGGTGAACTTTTCGAGCAGTTCGGCCATCGGGTGATCGGCTTCATGCGGAAAGGTCAGCGTCAGGAGGTAGGCTGCGCCCTGGTTGCCCAGGTGCGAAACCAAGGCGGCGGATAGTTCAGCGCGGCGGGTTTCGGCCACCTTGGCGGCGCACACCGGACAGGTCCAGATGTTTCCGCAGCGATTCAGGCCGGTCAGGCTGGCCCCGCTGCCGTCGTCGTTGCGGTACACGGACACGGTGCCGGTATCGCGTTTCATGGAACGGCAGCACCAGCAGGTCCGGTTCTGCTCTTTCCACTCGTTGCCCTTCTTCCACAGCAGGCCCTGGGCGGTGCGCATCAGCGCATAGCGGCCGGCCTGCTGTTTCGATTTTCTATCGGCCCACTCAGGATCGTTATTCCGCGCTGCCTTGCGGACCGCGTGTATCGATTTCGTGTAAGTACCGAGAGTTGTATGCGGCGCTGCTGAGAGGGTCATTTTTTGCACCCAACAGCGGCCGAGCACATGCA
The DNA window shown above is from Dechloromonas sp. HYN0024 and carries:
- a CDS encoding protein rep, which codes for MNIPGLNAIAQGGNCDDPGSRRHDLLPRPRYWFAPWLSPGLHVLGRCWVQKMTLSAAPHTTLGTYTKSIHAVRKAARNNDPEWADRKSKQQAGRYALMRTAQGLLWKKGNEWKEQNRTCWCCRSMKRDTGTVSVYRNDDGSGASLTGLNRCGNIWTCPVCAAKVAETRRAELSAALVSHLGNQGAAYLLTLTFPHEADHPMAELLEKFTNARQRLQNSRTWKNIMRDAGRLGSVASLEVTISQENGWHPHLHLLIFANANGFAEGDPMNEQGDLISTAIIELKHAWVNILLKTGLGDQRKLADMLQHALNVRGGNQAAEYIAKYGRDERWGQSSEMTRHYAKQGSAGERDGLLHFTPFQLLTWAGNGDEWATRKFIEYSEAIEGKRAVTWSPGLKKALLGNDDQRTDEEIAADDSVMPEQLHVGDLEQDQYQVLFRHNRLPDFIRYVANSATCQEDLDDYINAIKSTPATHSGAVVIKGAFAGHYMVQ